One part of the Thermococcus radiotolerans genome encodes these proteins:
- a CDS encoding DUF835 domain-containing protein gives MGLMVPPLVFISDVILLLVIGYAAFYALRRINRYEEPLNRFLVVTAFSLLLASIGRLMDVADDFAANPESFAPLEGALYFFSIVGVAYGIINYIRSVERRIFPLPSGEIRDGNLPPGGFLYLGERDEIFEFLGSCEVPALVVTRSPWKYKEFCDRVQALWITQASESGVGPTKLHVILDSAVKFLQSGGRLVVIDCLEVLILYNDFHSVFRFLSTLRDYAVEAGSTVLLIVDQSTVGDRELMMLKREFAPVKDLKELIRTSS, from the coding sequence ATGGGGCTGATGGTGCCCCCGCTGGTCTTCATCTCGGACGTCATTCTCCTTTTGGTGATAGGCTATGCAGCGTTCTATGCCCTCAGGCGGATCAACCGCTACGAGGAGCCATTGAACCGTTTTCTGGTCGTCACTGCCTTCTCCCTTCTCCTGGCATCCATCGGGCGACTTATGGATGTGGCTGACGACTTCGCTGCCAATCCGGAATCCTTCGCGCCGCTAGAGGGAGCGCTCTACTTCTTCTCGATAGTTGGGGTCGCGTACGGCATCATAAACTACATCCGTAGTGTTGAGCGGAGGATATTTCCCCTTCCGTCCGGAGAAATCCGCGACGGAAACCTTCCTCCTGGAGGCTTTCTGTACCTAGGGGAACGCGATGAGATCTTTGAGTTTCTCGGAAGTTGCGAGGTTCCGGCGCTAGTGGTGACAAGAAGCCCTTGGAAGTACAAAGAGTTCTGCGACCGTGTCCAGGCCCTCTGGATAACCCAGGCTAGTGAAAGCGGCGTCGGCCCCACGAAGCTCCACGTAATCCTGGACAGCGCGGTGAAGTTCCTGCAGAGCGGGGGGAGGCTGGTCGTCATAGACTGCCTTGAGGTTCTGATACTCTACAACGACTTCCACTCCGTGTTCCGGTTCCTCTCGACGCTCAGGGACTACGCGGTGGAGGCCGGCTCGACGGTGCTCCTTATAGTGGATCAGTCAACCGTTGGGGATAGGGAGCTTATGATGCTGAAAAGAGAATTTGCTCCCGTAAAGGACCTGAAGGAGCTCATCAGAACTTCCTCTTGA
- a CDS encoding bifunctional N(6)-L-threonylcarbamoyladenine synthase/serine/threonine protein kinase codes for MIALGLEGTAHTLGIGIVTEKEVLANVFHTLTTEKGGIHPKEAAEHHSRLLKPLLSKALDEAGIGMEDVDVIAFSQGPGLGPCLRVVATAARALAIKYRKPIVGVNHCIAHVEITKMFGVRDPVGLYVSGGNTQVLALEGGRYRVFGETLDIGIGNAIDTFARELGIGFPGGPKIEKLALRGGRYIELPYAVKGMDLSFSGILTEAVRKYRTGKYRVEDLAYSFQETAFSALVEVTERAVAHTGKDEVVLVGGVAANNRLREMLKAMTEDRGIDFFVPPYDLCRDNGAMIAYTGLRMYLGGVRFSLNDTVVKQKFRTDEVDVVWG; via the coding sequence ATGATAGCCCTAGGCTTGGAAGGTACTGCTCATACACTCGGCATAGGCATCGTTACCGAGAAAGAGGTTCTGGCCAACGTATTCCACACTCTCACGACGGAAAAGGGGGGGATACACCCCAAGGAGGCGGCGGAGCATCACTCTAGACTCCTAAAGCCCCTCCTGAGCAAGGCCCTTGACGAGGCCGGGATAGGCATGGAGGACGTTGACGTTATAGCGTTCTCCCAGGGACCAGGGCTTGGCCCCTGCCTCCGCGTCGTCGCGACAGCCGCAAGGGCGCTTGCGATAAAGTACCGGAAGCCCATAGTCGGCGTTAACCACTGCATCGCCCACGTGGAGATAACCAAGATGTTCGGCGTTAGGGACCCCGTTGGTCTCTACGTCAGCGGTGGCAACACGCAGGTTCTCGCTCTTGAAGGCGGCCGCTACCGCGTCTTCGGCGAGACCCTCGACATAGGCATAGGAAACGCGATAGACACCTTCGCGAGGGAGCTGGGAATAGGCTTTCCAGGTGGGCCGAAGATTGAGAAGCTCGCCCTCAGGGGAGGGCGGTACATAGAGCTTCCCTATGCGGTTAAGGGAATGGATTTGAGCTTCTCGGGGATACTGACGGAGGCGGTTCGGAAGTACCGGACCGGGAAGTACCGCGTGGAGGATCTGGCGTACTCCTTCCAGGAGACTGCCTTTTCGGCACTCGTTGAGGTGACGGAGAGGGCGGTGGCCCACACGGGCAAGGACGAGGTCGTTCTAGTCGGCGGCGTCGCGGCCAACAACCGCCTCCGCGAGATGCTGAAGGCCATGACAGAGGACAGGGGCATAGACTTCTTCGTTCCTCCCTACGACCTCTGCAGGGACAACGGCGCGATGATAGCCTACACCGGCCTGAGAATGTACCTCGGCGGGGTGCGCTTCTCGCTCAACGACACCGTGGTCAAGCAGAAGTTCAGAACCGACGAGGTGGATGTTGTATGGGGCTGA
- a CDS encoding flavin reductase family protein: MRPYRLLYPMRTYLVVAGRGEEANVMAADWVTIVSAEPFMVGVAVAPERYTWGLIKKHREFVISVPDLEMLDDVWIVGTRHGPSKLRETSIELVPSKAIETPSIGNALANLECRLVDERTYGDHTWFVGEVVGSSYRRDAFSGDSPRLEAGFLAHASWTDFVTFEEKIHRPSE; encoded by the coding sequence ATGAGGCCTTACAGGCTCCTCTATCCGATGAGAACCTATCTGGTGGTGGCCGGCAGGGGTGAGGAAGCAAACGTCATGGCCGCTGACTGGGTCACGATAGTTTCCGCCGAGCCCTTCATGGTCGGCGTGGCGGTGGCACCCGAGAGGTACACCTGGGGGTTGATTAAGAAGCACCGGGAGTTCGTGATAAGCGTCCCGGATCTGGAGATGCTCGATGACGTCTGGATAGTCGGGACGAGGCACGGCCCTTCAAAGCTGAGGGAAACCTCCATAGAACTGGTCCCGTCAAAGGCCATTGAAACCCCGAGCATTGGAAACGCCCTGGCCAACCTTGAGTGCAGGCTGGTGGATGAGAGAACCTACGGGGACCACACCTGGTTCGTCGGAGAGGTCGTGGGCAGTTCTTACAGGAGGGACGCCTTCAGCGGGGACAGTCCCAGGCTCGAGGCCGGCTTCCTCGCCCACGCATCGTGGACCGACTTCGTGACCTTCGAGGAGAAGATTCACCGCCCCAGTGAGTAG
- a CDS encoding acetate--CoA ligase family protein gives MDFFFYPSSVAVFGSFKKGAIAYEILRNIVEGGFEGKIIPVNPKGGTVEVAGRTFEIRGGLEEPVDTAIIAIPAKFVPGLIDDIGPLIKGAVVISAGFSEVGNADLERELVEKARKHSVRIIGPNCAGIFGVHGKFFGSFEVRVRLGGLTLISQSGAFGGAALAMGNDEGIGFSAFVSYGNASDLNESDFLKYFADDENTKAIALYIEGVKDGRRFLKALRYATKRKPVIILKAGKSAGGARAAASHTGSLAGSYEIYRAAFKQAGAIEVEEMEELFDAAKAFEMYSKAGKRVVVITNSGGPGVLATDKLERLGLEMARLSDETVNELRSFLPPQCSVKNPIDLIADADYERYRKTIEVVCRDGNVDSLLVICVPPIFLPSEEIARAVIEADCDKPVIVNFMAGELVRDGVQLLEGHGVKNFPTPERAAKALAWLARC, from the coding sequence ATGGACTTCTTCTTTTATCCTTCCAGCGTCGCGGTGTTCGGCTCGTTCAAAAAGGGGGCCATAGCGTACGAAATCCTAAGAAACATCGTCGAGGGCGGCTTCGAGGGAAAGATAATCCCGGTCAACCCGAAGGGTGGAACCGTCGAGGTCGCAGGGAGAACCTTCGAAATCCGTGGGGGGCTTGAGGAACCCGTTGATACCGCCATAATCGCGATTCCGGCAAAGTTCGTGCCGGGGCTCATTGATGATATCGGCCCTCTAATCAAGGGCGCCGTCGTCATAAGCGCCGGCTTCTCGGAGGTTGGGAACGCTGATCTTGAGCGCGAGCTGGTTGAAAAGGCGAGAAAGCACAGCGTCAGAATCATCGGACCGAACTGCGCCGGCATCTTCGGTGTCCACGGGAAGTTCTTCGGCTCCTTTGAGGTTCGCGTTAGGCTCGGAGGGCTGACCCTCATCAGCCAGAGCGGTGCCTTTGGAGGGGCGGCTTTGGCGATGGGCAACGACGAGGGCATCGGCTTTTCGGCCTTCGTTTCCTATGGAAACGCATCCGATTTGAACGAGAGCGACTTTTTGAAGTACTTCGCCGACGACGAGAACACGAAGGCGATAGCGCTCTACATCGAGGGAGTTAAAGATGGCCGGCGGTTTTTGAAGGCGCTCCGCTATGCCACTAAAAGAAAGCCCGTCATAATCCTCAAGGCCGGCAAGAGCGCTGGCGGGGCCAGGGCGGCCGCTTCTCACACCGGCTCGCTCGCGGGGAGCTACGAGATTTACCGCGCGGCCTTCAAGCAGGCCGGCGCCATCGAGGTTGAGGAGATGGAGGAACTCTTCGATGCCGCGAAGGCCTTCGAGATGTATTCCAAAGCCGGAAAGCGCGTGGTGGTCATCACCAACTCTGGCGGCCCGGGCGTTCTCGCAACGGACAAGCTCGAAAGATTGGGCCTTGAGATGGCCAGGCTGAGCGATGAAACCGTCAATGAACTCCGCTCCTTCCTCCCGCCCCAGTGCTCGGTGAAGAACCCGATAGACCTGATAGCGGATGCCGACTACGAGAGGTACAGGAAAACCATCGAGGTCGTTTGCAGGGATGGGAACGTGGATTCCCTCCTCGTCATCTGCGTGCCGCCCATATTCCTGCCCAGCGAGGAGATAGCCCGGGCGGTAATCGAGGCCGACTGCGACAAGCCGGTCATCGTCAACTTCATGGCCGGAGAGCTCGTAAGGGACGGGGTCCAGCTGCTGGAGGGGCATGGGGTCAAGAACTTCCCGACCCCCGAGCGGGCCGCCAAAGCCCTCGCCTGGCTCGCGAGGTGCTGA
- the tpiA gene encoding triose-phosphate isomerase: MEKLKEPIIAINFKTYAQATGEGALRIAKAAEKVWRETGITIVVAPQLADLYRIVQEVEIPVFAQHIDPITPGSHTGHVLPEAVKEAGAVGTLLNHSENRMILADLEASIRRAEEVGLMTMVCSNNPAVSAAVAALGPDYVAVEPPELIGTGIPVSKAKPEVITDTVELVKRVNPDVKVLTGAGISTGEDVKKALELGSVGVLLASGVTKAKDPEKAIRDLVSLIL; the protein is encoded by the coding sequence ATGGAGAAACTGAAGGAGCCGATTATAGCGATTAACTTCAAAACCTACGCCCAGGCCACGGGTGAAGGGGCCCTGAGGATAGCCAAGGCCGCGGAGAAGGTCTGGAGAGAGACGGGCATAACCATAGTTGTTGCGCCACAGCTGGCCGACCTCTACAGGATAGTCCAGGAGGTCGAGATCCCGGTCTTCGCCCAGCACATCGACCCGATAACGCCGGGAAGCCACACCGGCCACGTTCTGCCGGAGGCCGTGAAGGAGGCTGGAGCCGTTGGAACGCTCCTCAACCACTCCGAGAACAGGATGATTTTAGCGGATTTGGAGGCCAGCATAAGGCGTGCTGAGGAAGTTGGGCTGATGACGATGGTCTGCTCCAACAATCCGGCAGTTTCAGCGGCGGTGGCAGCACTCGGGCCGGACTACGTTGCCGTTGAACCGCCTGAGCTCATAGGCACCGGCATTCCCGTCAGCAAGGCCAAGCCCGAAGTTATCACCGACACCGTCGAGCTGGTTAAGAGGGTCAATCCGGACGTCAAGGTTCTCACGGGCGCGGGAATAAGCACAGGTGAGGACGTCAAGAAGGCCCTTGAGCTCGGAAGCGTCGGAGTCCTCCTCGCAAGCGGTGTAACCAAGGCCAAAGACCCGGAGAAGGCGATAAGGGATCTAGTGTCGCTGATTCTCTGA
- a CDS encoding DNA-directed DNA polymerase II large subunit, which yields MGEIHSPEMKAYFESLQREIDRAYEIARKAREQGKDPSLEVEVPQATDMAGRVESLVGPKGVAERIRVLVKEYGKELAALKVVDEIIDGKFGDLGSKERYAEQAVRTALAILTEGIVSAPLEGIADVKIKRNEWADNSEYLALYYAGPIRSSGGTAQALSVLVGDYVRKKLGLDRFKPSEKHIERMVEEIDLYHRAVTRLQYHPEADEVRLAMKNIPIEITGEETDKVEVSHRDVPGVETNHLRGGAILVLAEGVLQKAKKLVKYIDKMGVDGWDWIKEFVEAKEKGKKAEDSKPTESKAEDFGAKEGIEEKVEKGFYYELYERFRANIAPNKKYTKEIIGGRPLFAEPSRNGGFRLRYGRSRVSGFATWSVNPATMLVLDEFIAIGTQMKTERPGKGCIVTPATTVEGPIVKLKDGSVIRVDDYQTALRIRDKIEEILYVGDALVNFGDFVENNQTLLPANYAEEWWIQEFARAMAETYEVELRPFEDNPRDAIEEAAEYIELDPDFLGNLLRDPLRVRPSVEDAIHISKVLDVPLHPYYTLYWNTLGPEEVEELQRALVGAQIEWDEHMKNKFARKIVLENDARIKRYLELLGLPHRLERTGDRKKVIVVDYPWSAALLTPLGNLEWEFKAKPFHTTIDIINENNRIKLRDRGISWIGARMGRPEKAKERKMKPPVQVLFPIGLAGGSSRDIKKAAEEGKVTSVEIAFFKCPSCGHIGPEHICPRCGTRKELLWHCAKCNVDYSQDEAENFDFRCPKCGMELKPYARRTIKPSELLRAAMENVKVYGIDKLKGVQGMTSGYKMAEPLEKGLLRAKNDVYVFKDGTIRFDATDAPITHFKPKEIGTSVEKLRELGYTHDFEGKPLERDDQILELRVQDVILPYEAGRYLLKVARFIDDLLEKFYGLPRFYNAEKMEDLVGHLVIGLAPHTSAGIIGRIIGFSDVLVGYAHPYYHAAKRRNCDGDEDAVMLLLDALLNFSKYYLPEKRGGKMDAPLVVTTRLDPREVDSEVHNMDVVRYYPLEFYGATYEMKSPKEIKFIERVEDRLGKPEMYEGLKFTHDTDDIGLGPKMSLYKQLGDMVEKVERQLALAERIRAVDEHHVAETIINSHLVPDLRGNLRSFTRQEFRCVKCNTKYRRPPLTGKCPKCGGKIVLTVSKGAIEKYLPTAKMLVTKYSVLDYTRQRICLTEKDIKSLFENVFPERQRTLMGFSADVCEKMIKERTGKSNGRNGYLDELRANGKLKKSAKTEKKKESKKTSKRSEKKIKPSQGFEKAVKKEKAAMKKKKKGISLDEFFGS from the coding sequence ATGGGCGAGATACATTCCCCTGAAATGAAGGCTTACTTCGAATCCCTCCAGCGCGAGATAGACAGGGCCTACGAGATAGCGAGAAAGGCCCGCGAGCAGGGAAAGGACCCCAGCCTCGAGGTCGAAGTGCCCCAGGCGACCGACATGGCCGGCCGTGTTGAGAGCCTCGTCGGCCCGAAGGGTGTGGCCGAGAGGATACGCGTCCTCGTCAAGGAGTACGGAAAGGAGCTTGCGGCCCTCAAGGTCGTTGATGAGATTATAGACGGAAAGTTCGGCGACCTTGGGAGCAAGGAGCGCTATGCTGAGCAGGCGGTGAGAACGGCACTCGCGATACTCACGGAGGGTATCGTTTCCGCCCCCCTGGAGGGAATAGCCGATGTTAAAATCAAGCGCAACGAGTGGGCCGACAACAGCGAATACCTGGCCCTCTACTACGCTGGCCCGATAAGGAGTTCGGGTGGAACCGCTCAAGCTTTAAGCGTCCTCGTTGGGGATTACGTTCGCAAAAAGCTCGGCCTCGACCGCTTCAAGCCCAGCGAGAAGCACATAGAGAGGATGGTAGAGGAGATAGACCTCTATCACCGCGCCGTTACGAGGCTGCAGTACCATCCGGAAGCGGATGAAGTAAGGCTGGCCATGAAGAACATTCCCATCGAGATAACCGGCGAAGAGACCGATAAAGTTGAGGTTTCCCACAGGGACGTCCCTGGCGTTGAGACCAACCACCTTCGCGGCGGTGCGATTCTCGTCTTGGCCGAGGGTGTCCTTCAGAAGGCGAAGAAGCTCGTCAAGTACATAGACAAGATGGGTGTTGACGGCTGGGACTGGATAAAGGAGTTCGTCGAGGCCAAGGAGAAGGGCAAGAAGGCGGAGGATTCCAAGCCCACAGAGTCCAAGGCCGAGGATTTCGGTGCAAAGGAAGGGATTGAGGAGAAAGTTGAGAAGGGCTTCTACTACGAACTCTATGAGCGCTTTAGGGCAAACATAGCCCCCAACAAAAAGTACACGAAGGAGATAATCGGTGGAAGGCCGCTCTTCGCCGAGCCGTCGAGGAACGGCGGCTTCAGGCTCAGATATGGCCGCTCTCGCGTCAGTGGATTCGCCACCTGGAGCGTCAATCCCGCCACCATGCTCGTCCTCGACGAGTTCATAGCGATTGGAACTCAGATGAAGACGGAAAGGCCGGGCAAGGGGTGTATAGTGACGCCCGCAACGACGGTTGAGGGGCCCATAGTCAAGCTCAAGGACGGAAGCGTGATAAGGGTGGACGATTACCAGACCGCCCTTAGAATAAGGGATAAAATCGAGGAGATACTCTACGTTGGCGACGCGCTGGTCAACTTTGGAGACTTCGTGGAGAACAACCAGACGCTTCTCCCGGCCAACTATGCCGAGGAATGGTGGATCCAGGAGTTCGCCAGGGCGATGGCCGAGACCTACGAGGTTGAGCTCAGGCCCTTTGAAGACAATCCGCGCGACGCCATCGAGGAGGCCGCGGAATACATCGAACTCGATCCGGACTTTCTCGGGAACCTCCTGAGGGACCCGCTCCGCGTGAGGCCGAGCGTCGAGGATGCCATACACATATCAAAGGTTCTCGATGTTCCCCTTCACCCTTATTACACCCTCTACTGGAACACCCTGGGGCCAGAGGAAGTTGAGGAGCTCCAGAGGGCTCTGGTCGGTGCTCAGATCGAGTGGGACGAGCACATGAAGAACAAGTTCGCGAGAAAAATAGTTTTGGAGAACGACGCCAGAATCAAACGCTACCTTGAACTTCTCGGCCTCCCCCACAGGCTTGAGAGAACTGGGGACAGGAAGAAGGTTATAGTGGTCGATTATCCGTGGAGTGCCGCCCTGCTCACGCCTCTCGGCAACCTCGAATGGGAGTTCAAGGCGAAGCCCTTCCACACCACCATAGACATCATCAACGAAAACAACCGGATAAAGCTCCGTGACAGGGGGATAAGCTGGATCGGAGCTCGCATGGGCCGGCCCGAGAAGGCCAAGGAGAGGAAGATGAAGCCGCCCGTTCAGGTTCTCTTCCCGATCGGTCTCGCCGGCGGCTCGAGCAGGGACATCAAGAAGGCCGCCGAGGAAGGAAAGGTAACGAGCGTGGAGATAGCCTTCTTCAAGTGCCCTAGTTGCGGCCACATCGGGCCGGAGCACATCTGCCCGCGCTGTGGAACGAGGAAGGAACTCCTCTGGCACTGTGCCAAGTGCAACGTCGACTACTCCCAGGACGAGGCCGAGAACTTCGACTTCCGCTGTCCCAAGTGCGGCATGGAGCTGAAGCCCTACGCGAGGAGGACCATAAAGCCCTCCGAACTTCTCCGCGCGGCGATGGAGAACGTCAAGGTCTACGGCATCGACAAGCTCAAGGGCGTCCAGGGTATGACCTCGGGCTACAAGATGGCCGAGCCCCTGGAGAAGGGCCTGCTGAGGGCTAAAAACGACGTCTACGTCTTTAAAGACGGCACCATTCGTTTCGACGCCACCGACGCCCCGATAACCCACTTCAAGCCAAAGGAGATAGGCACGAGCGTTGAAAAGCTCCGCGAACTCGGCTACACCCACGACTTCGAGGGCAAGCCCCTGGAGAGGGACGACCAGATACTCGAGCTCCGCGTTCAGGACGTCATACTGCCCTACGAGGCTGGAAGGTACCTCCTCAAGGTGGCCCGCTTCATAGACGACCTCCTGGAGAAGTTCTACGGCCTGCCGAGGTTCTACAACGCCGAGAAGATGGAAGACCTCGTCGGCCATCTCGTTATCGGTTTGGCTCCACATACCTCCGCTGGAATCATAGGCAGGATAATAGGCTTCTCCGACGTCCTCGTAGGTTATGCACACCCGTATTATCACGCGGCGAAGAGGAGGAACTGCGACGGCGACGAAGATGCCGTGATGCTCCTCCTCGATGCCCTGCTCAACTTCAGCAAGTACTACCTCCCTGAGAAGCGCGGCGGCAAGATGGACGCGCCGCTGGTCGTCACCACCCGTCTCGACCCGCGCGAGGTTGACAGTGAGGTTCACAACATGGACGTCGTCCGCTACTATCCACTGGAATTCTACGGCGCCACCTATGAGATGAAGTCCCCGAAGGAGATTAAGTTCATCGAGCGTGTGGAGGACAGGCTAGGCAAGCCGGAGATGTACGAGGGCCTGAAGTTTACCCACGACACGGACGACATCGGCCTCGGCCCGAAGATGAGCCTGTACAAACAGCTCGGCGATATGGTCGAGAAGGTGGAGCGCCAGTTGGCCCTGGCGGAACGCATAAGGGCGGTTGATGAGCACCACGTGGCCGAGACGATAATCAACTCCCACCTCGTTCCGGACTTGAGGGGCAACCTGAGGAGCTTCACTCGGCAGGAGTTCCGCTGTGTGAAGTGCAACACCAAATACAGAAGGCCTCCGCTGACCGGCAAGTGTCCCAAGTGCGGCGGTAAAATAGTCCTTACCGTCAGCAAAGGCGCCATAGAGAAGTACCTTCCGACCGCCAAGATGCTCGTTACGAAGTACAGCGTCCTAGACTACACGAGGCAGAGGATATGCCTGACCGAGAAGGACATAAAGTCCCTCTTCGAGAACGTCTTCCCCGAGCGGCAGAGAACCCTGATGGGCTTTTCAGCCGATGTATGCGAGAAGATGATAAAGGAAAGGACGGGCAAATCCAACGGGAGGAACGGCTACCTCGACGAGCTGAGGGCAAACGGGAAACTCAAGAAGAGTGCTAAGACCGAGAAAAAGAAGGAATCCAAGAAGACCTCCAAGCGCTCTGAAAAGAAGATAAAGCCCTCACAGGGGTTTGAAAAAGCAGTCAAGAAGGAAAAGGCGGCCATGAAGAAGAAAAAGAAGGGCATAAGCCTCGACGAGTTCTTCGGTTCTTAG
- a CDS encoding DNA-directed DNA polymerase II small subunit has product MGLIEDLMSNNYLITPSAYYLLVDAYKRDFTLAELIKFAKAKGTFVIDSALAKDFLSQKGAPPMESPAESLAVESPTVEEHISPEVPPASETPVETSVPGESSGLIASTTQTAEFVPSSSDASQTFISTGTPTESGEKTSEIPALEGEEGSFSEGESSISTGDAETEEAVESFKSETGIEGATSSEAPEEVLPMEGETTVEEVPAENGNGYDNGYVNGEENGNGVKPKIVYGDYGVPIAYVGEEVPEEEKSYSVYADLKLSPRDGFHYRAKEIPDEYEVTFDVKNVKFALPKAKNAAGKEGEVIIKVYSDYFRSRLKKMRRILRENPEIGGVIDIAKLGYVRGEDEVTIIGLVNSKRETAKGYMFEVEDNTGVIKVFINRNNEESKKFFQIMPDAVIAFRGRYSGRGIFFANKIFLPDVPKFKREKPPLEEKVYAVLLSDIHVGSNKFCEKAFMRFLEWLNGDVNNKAEEEFVSRIKYMVIAGDVVDGIGIYPGQYNELAIPDIFDQYEALANLLSNVPDHITMFIGPGNHDAARTAIPQPGFYEEYARPLLKLKNAVIISNPAVIRLHGRDFLIAHGRGIEDVVNFIPNRSHHRPAEAMLDLLKLRHLAPTFGEKVPIAPDSEDTLVIESVPDLFQAGHVHVMQYKMYNGVFLINTGTWQAQTEFQKMVNIVPTPARVPIIDIETARLRAVIRFDQYCEGV; this is encoded by the coding sequence ATGGGTCTGATCGAGGATCTGATGTCCAATAACTATCTAATCACCCCTTCGGCTTACTACCTTCTCGTCGATGCCTATAAGAGAGACTTCACGCTCGCGGAGCTCATAAAGTTTGCAAAGGCAAAGGGAACCTTCGTGATAGACTCCGCACTGGCAAAAGATTTTCTGTCGCAGAAGGGTGCCCCTCCAATGGAAAGCCCCGCAGAGTCTTTGGCCGTGGAGTCGCCCACCGTTGAAGAACACATCTCCCCGGAGGTTCCTCCTGCTAGCGAAACTCCTGTGGAAACGTCTGTTCCCGGTGAATCCAGCGGTTTGATTGCCTCAACAACCCAAACGGCGGAATTCGTTCCTTCTTCGAGCGATGCTTCCCAGACGTTCATTTCCACTGGAACTCCCACTGAAAGCGGCGAGAAAACATCTGAAATTCCTGCATTGGAGGGGGAAGAAGGCAGTTTTTCTGAGGGGGAGAGTTCCATTTCCACTGGAGATGCTGAGACGGAAGAGGCCGTTGAGAGCTTTAAATCTGAAACCGGGATTGAGGGGGCCACTTCTTCCGAGGCTCCGGAGGAAGTCCTTCCCATGGAAGGTGAGACTACCGTTGAGGAAGTTCCGGCCGAGAACGGCAACGGCTACGATAACGGCTACGTGAACGGGGAAGAAAATGGAAACGGCGTCAAGCCTAAGATAGTCTACGGTGATTACGGTGTTCCCATAGCGTACGTGGGTGAAGAGGTCCCTGAGGAAGAGAAGAGCTACTCCGTTTACGCAGATCTCAAGCTCTCTCCAAGAGACGGTTTCCACTACAGGGCAAAGGAGATTCCCGACGAGTACGAGGTAACGTTCGACGTGAAGAACGTTAAGTTCGCCCTCCCAAAGGCCAAGAACGCCGCGGGTAAAGAGGGAGAAGTCATAATCAAGGTCTACTCCGACTACTTCAGGAGCAGGCTCAAGAAGATGCGCAGAATCCTCCGCGAGAACCCCGAGATTGGCGGTGTGATAGACATAGCCAAGCTGGGCTACGTTAGGGGCGAGGACGAGGTAACCATCATCGGCCTCGTTAACAGCAAGCGTGAGACTGCGAAGGGCTACATGTTCGAGGTGGAGGACAACACGGGCGTCATCAAGGTCTTTATAAACCGCAACAACGAGGAGAGCAAGAAGTTCTTCCAGATAATGCCTGACGCTGTTATAGCCTTCCGTGGACGCTACTCCGGTAGGGGCATATTCTTCGCCAACAAGATATTCCTCCCCGACGTTCCCAAGTTCAAGCGGGAGAAGCCGCCCCTCGAGGAGAAGGTCTACGCCGTTCTTCTCAGCGACATCCACGTAGGCTCAAACAAGTTCTGCGAGAAGGCTTTCATGCGCTTCCTCGAGTGGCTCAACGGCGATGTCAATAACAAGGCCGAGGAGGAGTTCGTGAGCAGAATAAAGTACATGGTGATCGCGGGTGACGTTGTCGATGGCATTGGTATCTACCCCGGCCAGTACAACGAGCTGGCAATTCCTGACATCTTCGACCAGTACGAGGCGCTCGCGAATCTGCTGAGCAACGTGCCAGATCACATAACCATGTTCATCGGTCCCGGCAACCACGACGCCGCCAGAACCGCCATCCCACAGCCGGGCTTCTACGAAGAATACGCCAGACCCCTTCTCAAGCTCAAGAACGCTGTCATAATAAGCAACCCCGCCGTGATACGGCTCCACGGAAGGGATTTCCTCATAGCCCACGGAAGGGGAATCGAGGACGTCGTCAACTTCATCCCGAACAGGAGCCACCACAGGCCGGCCGAGGCGATGCTCGACCTGCTGAAGCTGAGGCACCTCGCACCGACCTTCGGTGAGAAGGTTCCAATCGCTCCAGACTCCGAGGATACCCTCGTCATAGAGTCCGTCCCCGACCTCTTCCAGGCCGGTCACGTCCACGTTATGCAGTACAAGATGTACAACGGCGTTTTTCTGATAAACACCGGCACCTGGCAGGCCCAGACCGAGTTCCAGAAGATGGTGAACATAGTCCCAACACCGGCGAGGGTTCCGATAATCGACATCGAGACCGCCAGGCTGAGGGCGGTCATAAGGTTCGACCAGTACTGTGAGGGTGTCTGA